The genome window GTTTCCTAGTCAGCCTACGTGCTATCGGTATCCCGTGCTATCTGCGGGAAAATTTCACAGGGTTTTCACTGTGCGCGGAAGCTCCTGGGCCCGGCATGCGAAAAGGCCGTCATGGAAGAATGGGACCCATGACTGCAATCGCTACAGCACACGCAACCATCCACACCAGCCTCGGCGACATCAAGGTTGAACTCTACGGAAACCATGCTCCCAAGACCGTGAAGAACTTCATCGGGCTGGCAACCGGAGAAATCACCTGGACGCACCCTCAAACAGGCGAGGAGACCAACGCTCCCCTCTATAACGGCACCATCTTCCACCGTGTCATTCAGGACTTCATGATCCAGGGCGGCGACCCCCTGGGACAGGGCATCGGTGGCCCGGGTTACCGGTTCGACGACGAAATCAACCCTGATCTCGACTTCACCACCCCCTACAAGCTGGCCATGGCGAATGCGGGTCTGCAGGGCGGGCGGGGCACTAACGGGTCGCAATTCTTCATCACCTCCGTTCCCACCACCTGGCTTCAGGGCAAGCACACCATCTTCGGCGAGGTGAAGGATGAGGAGTCCCGTTCAGTCGTCGACAAGCTGAACGCCATCCCCACCGACGGCCGCGACCGTCCGCTCGAGGATGTCGTCATCAGCAGCATCACCGTTGAGCAGGTCTAACGTCTCATGACCTACGGAATTCCGGCGGGCCGGCCGGACCAGGACGTTCCCGTGTGCCCACGCCACTCCGATCGTGTGAGTTACGTGCGGTGCCAGCGCTGCGGCAGGCCTGCCTGCCCGGAATGCCAGCGTCCGGCCGCCGTCGGGGTTCAATGCGTGGATTGCGTGCGGGAGGCTCAGCGCAGCGCACCTGTGCAAAAGACCGTATTCGGAGGGGCTGTCCGTCAGGGGCGTCCCGTTGTCACTTTCTCGCTCATCGGTGCTTGCGTGGCGCTTTTCCTGGCCCAAATGACCATCCCCGGCATCACCGAAATGCTTGCCTATGCCGGGGTCTATACCTCAGGAGTCACAACCCCGGAGCCCTGGCGAATGATCACTGCCGCGTTCCTGCATTCCACGGGTTTCCTTTTACACATCGGGTTTAACATGTACGCCCTGTGGATTATCGGGCAGGCTCTGGAGCCGCTTCTTGGCAGATCCCGTTTCCTGGCGCTCTACCTGATTGCGGCTTTCGCCGGGTCAGTTGCCGTCCTGCTGCTATCCAACCCCCTGCAGCCGGTGGTTGGCGCTTCCGGTGCGGTCTTCGGGCTGTTCGGAGCCATGCTGGTGGTGCAACGCAGACGAGGTGGAGATGTGCGCCAGCTCGTCGTCCTGATTGCCATCAATACGGTTCTCGGCTTTGTGGTTCCCGGCATTTCGTGGCAGGCGCACCTCGGTGGCCTTCTGGCCGGCGGCGCAGCTGCAGCGATCATTGCCTACACCCCGCGGAGCCGGAACCGTTCACTGATTCAGTGGAGCGGCTTGTCGGTCCTTACTCTGGTCCTCGTGGCGCTGACGTTCGTTGGAGCCGCTCGCGTGACGCAGCTCTTCTAGTTATCAACAGCCCTTATCCACAACGGGGAAAACTTACACACATGTAATTCCACAGGTGTGGAAAAGGAGTTCCGCATTCTTGCGGGAAATCTTGTCTTGCGAGTGGAAGAGTTACACACAGCTGTGGAAAACCCGGTGCACAACGTGTGTATTAAAAACTCGGGCCACTGGGACTACTGCCGCGGAGCGGGATCCCAGCTCGAAAGCTCGGCGACCTCCCGCACGCCGCGCAGGGAGAAGAACAGCGGCAGGCCGGATCCAGCGATGATGAATCCGGCAGCGAAGAGAGCGGCACGGGTGCCTGCCGCGTCTCCCAAGAGTCCTCCCAGGAGCGCGCCGAGCGGAAATGCCCCCATGATCAGGAACCGCATTGTTGCGTTCACTCGCCCAAGCAGATGGTCAGGGCAGAGTTGCTGCCTCAGGCTGACGTTCGAGACTGCGTAGACAATCTGTCCGAGTTCGCCGACCGCCAGTCCGGCGAGGAGGAGCAGCACCCACCATCCGGGCTGGGCAAGGGGTGTTAGCAGTGCAAAGGGCCCGGTTGCCACGAGGGAGAGCCAAATGATGCGGGCAGAGCCGAAGATCCTCGAAAGAAGCGGCGTAAGGGCTGCGCCGCCAAGCGCAGCCAACGACCCGAGGGCGATCATTATGCCGATCGCAGCGGGTGTGAGTCCCAGCTCCCGTGACATGAAGATGAACGTCACTGCTGACGCAAGGGCGAACGCGAAGTTACCTGCGGCGCTTGCAATCGCTACTGAGCGGAGAATCCGGTTGTTGAGAACGAAGAACAAGCCATCGCGAATCTGCCGCCACAGGTTCGGCCGCTCCGGTGACCGCTCGATCTCCGGCTCCGGAGACCTGATGGCCATCAATGAGACAGCAGATACCACGAAAGTAAAAGCCTGAACCAGGAGAACAGCGGCTGCCCCGATGAGTCCAACCAGCCACCCGCCCAAGCCTGGGCCCACAACCTGCCCGGACGCGCGAATCGTCTCCATCGCGGAGTTGCCGGCAAGCACGCGGTTCTTGCCAATCACCGACGGTATATAGCTCTGGTAGCCCACGTCGAAGAACACACGGGCGAACCCGGATAGCAGGGACACAATGACCAGCTGAAAAATAGACAGAACGCCAAGCACAGCCGCCGCCGGGATGCTGAGCATCAGGATTGCCCGGATCCAATCACTGGCTATCAGAACCGGGCGCCGGTGCACGCGGTCCAACCATGCGCCCGCGGGCAGTCCAATCAGTGCGAAGGCCAGGGTGGACGATGCCGCCACTAGCCCAACCTCGAAAGCTGAAGCCTCAAGGGTGAGCACGGCGAGCAGCGGAATCGCCACTCCGCTCACCTGCGCACCGAGCTGGCTGGTTGTCTGCCCGATCAGGAGCAGGCGGAAGTTCCGTATTCCGAGGAGCGAGGGCTGGGCCATGGCGTCCATCCTGCCAGCTGTACTTACAGGAAGGCCGCTCACTCGGAACAGTGCTGCTGGAACGCCAATGGGCGCCCTCGGAGAGAGCGCCACTGGCTTATCTTCAGTTCGGACCTGGCGGCCGGCTTACCTCCACCGGGTAGTCATCAGGAATCCGACAATTGCAATTCCGAATCCGATGAGGATGTTCCATGATGCGAGGTCGGGGATCGGGAACCGGCCCTCGGAGATGTAGTAGACGAGAATCCAGAGCAGTCCCAGGATCATGAGACCGAACATCACCGGCTTGTACCAGACCGGATTGGGTTTCGGCTCCGAACTGTTGCGCGTCCTCGACTCGACCTGCTTCCTGCGGGACTTCGACTCGGGCACGGATCCTCCTTGACGGGCTGGGCTCCCAGCCGCTGTGTTTGCGGTCATACGGGCTCGGAAAGCGGCGATGACACAGGTTATCCTGAGACAGGACTATCGGCACTGTTCCAGGTGCCAATTCTAGCCAAGAAACGGACACGCGAAGCCCGGCAGCATACCGGCAGGCAGGGAGAACGTTTGAGCAACCTCGGCGGCAGTGTTGCGGTGGCTCGCCGTGAACGTCCTACTCGGGCTTCGAGCAGGCGACGTCGTCGTACTCCCCTCCAGATTGTTGCCCAGGTTTTCGGTGAGCTCCTTCTCACCGCGGGAGTAGTGGTTCTACTCTTTGTTGCCTGGCAGCTTTGGTGGACCAACGTTGAGTCCAACGCAAAGCAGGAAGAGGCTGTGGAGCAGTTTTTCTCAGGTCTGGACAGCGAGCCCGCCCCCGAGGTTGCTGCCGAAGAACCCCGCGGCTCGGAAGAGGTTCCCGTCCTGGCGTCGCGCGCGGCCGGGGAGACATTTGCCGTCGTCTACGTGCCCCGGTTCGGTGATGACTACACGCGCCCTGTCACCAGCGGCGTGAGCACTGCGGTCCTGGACAATCTGGGTCTTGGACACTATCCCGAAACCGCAATGCCCGGTGCTGTTGGGAATTTCGCCGTTGCCGGGCATCGCCAGACCAACGGAGCGGTGCTGGATAACATCCACACCCTGGTTCCCGGAGACCGCATTTACGTCCAAACCGCTGACGGTTTCTACACCTACGTCTACCGGAATACGCAGATCGTCCTGCCTACCCAAGTGGACGTGCTAGCACCCGTACCCACGCAACCAGGCGTAGAACCGACCGAACGGATACTGACCCTGACTAGCTGCAATCCAATGTTCGGTGACCAGGAGCGAATCATCGCCTACGCGGTGATGGATTCCTTCCAGCATTCGAGCGAAGGACCTCCGGAGGAGATAGCAGAGCAGGTTGCGCGAGCTGGAGGTACTGCCTGATGTACGGGCTCATCTTCCGCCTGCTGCCGGGCCCGCTCTGGCTCAGGATCATCTGGGCCATCCTGCTGGTTTGTGCGGCCCTGGTAGCCCTCGTCACGTGGGTATTTCCCTGGATGGCGCAATTCAGCCCCCTCACCGATTCAACGATTGGCACTGAGTAACATGAGCAATCCCACACGCATTCTGGTTGTCGATAACTACGACAGCTTCGTCTACACGCTGGTCGGCTACCTTCAGGAGCTGGGCGCCGAGACCACAGTGGTAAGGAACGACGACGTCACGCTGGCCGACGCGATTGCCCTCGCCGAGGCGCGTGACGGCGTTCTCATCTCCCCCGGTCCCGGTGCCCCCGCCGAAGCAGGCGTGTGCATCGACCTCATCAAGTGGTGTGGCGAGAACGCCAAGCCGATGCTCGGCGTATGCCTTGGACATCAGGCCCTGGCGGAAGCCTACGGCGGCTCGGTCACCCACGCTCCCGAACTGATGCACGGGAAGACTTCCCTGGTGGAGCATGATTCGACCAACGTTTTCGAGGGCCTGCACTCTCCCCTGACCGCCACGCGCTACCACTCCCTTGCTGCCGTCGGGGACGTCCCGGCAGAGCTCCGCGTCACTGCCAGGACGGCCAGCGGCGTGATCATGGGTCTGGAGCACCGCACGGCACCGCTCTGCGGCGTGCAGTTCCATCCGGAGTCTGTGCTCACCGAAGGCGGCTACCGGATGCTGGGCAACTGGCTGGAGAAGCTGGGCCTGTCCGGCGCAGCGGAACGCTCAGCAACGCTTAGCCCGCTGATCCGCCAGCAGTCAGCCTCCTAGGCCTTCCACCAGGTCTCCTACAAGGCTTCCGCCGCCCTGCCCGCCCTGCCCGCCCTGTCCCCTGCCGCGCCCGCGGTTGCCGGGCTCTTCGTCAGCTTCGGGTTCTGGTTCGGGGGAAGCCTCAGGGCTGGGTGACTCCTGCGGCTCTTCCGCCGGCGCTGCAGCGATGTAGATTACTACTTCGCTGCCCGGCGGAATGTCCGTCTCCGGCTCCGGTTCCTGCCTGACAATGAGACCGGGTTCGACGACAGTGTTTTCCTCCTCGACAACCCGCACGACCAGCGCGCGCGCAGGGTCCTCGAGGATGGCCCTGGCCTCGTCCTGTGTCAGGGCAATTACCCGGGGAACCGTCACCAGGCCTGTTGACAGCACCAGGTTCACCTCGGAGTCGGCCGGTACTTCCGAACCGATTGCCGGCTCGGTTGCCACAACGCGCCCGGCCGGCACCGTTGCACTGTTGGTTTCGGACACCGTGCCACCACGCAGTCCGACGGATTCGAGCGCATCCCGGGCCGAGGACTCAGTCATCTGGAAGATCTCCTCAGGGATGACGCGGTTCGCCGGGCCCACTGAAATCCGCAGGGTGACGAGGGATTCAGGTTCGACCTCACTGCCGGCACCGGGATCGGTTCCGATGGCCAACCCTGATTCCACCTCGTCGTGGAAGCTGCGCTCCACCTGCGGCCGCAGGCCCACTGCTGTGAGTGCGTTGGTGGCCTCCGTTTCCGTCATCGATTCCACAGCCGGCACCGCCGTCAGTACGGGCTCCTGCGGCTGTGAGTTGAGCATGGCGAAAAGCGCGACGGCCCCACCCGTAAGGATCAGCCCCAGCAGCACCAGGAAGGCAGCGATCCAGCCCCGCCTGCGCGTCCGGCGTCGGTCCTCTGCGTCGGCGCGCCGTATCTCTGCTTCGGCACGAGCATCTGCCGCGCTGGGAGGAAAGCCGTCGTCGTCGTAATCCGTGTCAGTGTGCGGCACTGCGGCAATGCTTCCGCCGGCCAGGACCTTGGCCATCGCCCGGGTCTGGGGAGCGTCCGTGTCAGCATCGGATGCAGTACGGTGCACAGCCGTCAGTGCTTCGGTGGGCGCTGCAGGAGCTACGGGACGTATTCCTCTACGGGCATCGATAAGTGCAGACCGGAAGTCCGCTGCGCTTTGGAAGCGCTGCGCCCGGTCCTTCTCAAGCGCGATGTGGACCACGGACTCAATCGCAGGGGGAATGGTGTCGTCCAGTTCGCGGGCAGGTGTCGGCGCTTCCCTGACGTGTTGGTACGCAACCGATACCGGGCTGTCTCCGACGAACGGCGGGCGGCCGGTGAGAAGCTCATAGAGTAGGCAGCCGGCGGAGTAGAGGTCGCTGCGGGCATCGACCGACTCCCCGCGCGCCTGCTCCGGGGAAAGGTACTGGGCGGTGCCGATGACCGCCTGCGTCTGCGTCATGGTGGCGGCAGAGTCGGCGACGGCCCGGGCAATCCCGAAGTCCATGACCTTCACTTGCCCTTCGGGCGTGATCATGACATTCGCCGGCTTGATGTCGCGATGGACAATCCCGGCGCGGTGGCTGTATTCCAGGGCAGACAGGACACCCAGTATGTAGTCCACCGATGTCTCGAGGGTGAGCTCACCGGACTTCAACAGCTCGCGGAGGGTGCGACCCGCCACGTACTCCATGACGATGAACGGGACCCGTATATCGTGGTGGGCTTGCCCTTCGAGCTCCTCCTCACCGGTGTCGTAGACGGATACGATCGTCGGATGGTTAAGCGCGGCCACGGCCTGGGCTTCGCGGCGGAAGCGGGACTGGAACAGCGGATCCCGTGCCAGGTCCTGACGCAGCACCTTGATGGCCACGGTGCGGCCCAGACGGATGTCACGACCGAGGTGTACGTCTGCCATACCGCCGCGGCCGATCAGTTCACCCACTTCGTAACGCCCGTTAAGGATCTTCTGGCTCACCTGGTGTTCCTCCGCCCTTGCCTACGGCTGGTCCTGGCCAGGAGGCGTCTCCTGGCCGGGAGGCGTTTCCTGGCCGGGACCGACTGCCGGCGGTGCTTCTGTTTCGTCAGGACCGGACGAAACGACGTACCGGACCGCACTTCCCGGTTCGACCTCAGTACCCCCGGCCGGTTCAACCGAGAGCACCGTTCCAGCTTCCTCGTTCGAGGGCTCCGTCCCCGTCCGCTCGGCACGCAGTCCGGCATCGGCCAGGGCCCGCTGCAGTTCTTCTTCCGTGCCGCCTTCCAGGTTGGAGGGAACCTCCACCAGTTCGGGTCCTTCGATAAATGTGACGTCGATGGTGCTGCCGGGCGGGACGGTGCCTACCGGATTCACGTCGAGCACGATGCCCACGCCGGCCTCATTCGAGCGCACGGGTACCCGGTTTACCGCGAGCCCAAGGTTGGAAAGCTCCGCGACAACCTGGTCGACCGGACGGCCGGCGAACTGTGCGGCGTCGATCTCGATCCCCTGCGGGGCTTCAGGCTCCTCGGTAGTGGGCGCAACGGTAGTGGGCTCGGCGCTAGGGCTCTCACTCTCCGACGGCGAGGGCGAAGCAGAACGGGTGGTCGTGGCCGGAGCCGTTGGCTCGTCATCACCGCCCGTGAGCAGCGGGGCAAGCAGGAAGCCGGCCGCTGCCAGTGCTGCCAGCACCAGCAGGATGATCAGCGGAATCAGCCAGGGGCTGCGGCGCCGTTCTTCCTCCTCCTCACGCGGCGGCTGCTCGTCAATGTCCTCTTCGGTCCACTCCCTTGAAGCTGCGACTGCACCTGCGCCGGCCGCAGCACCGGCGCCTGCACCCGCCACGGTGGGCAGGGCCGACGTCGTGGGAGCGGCAGGAACAGCGCGCGTGGCGCTGGTCGGCGCCGGAACCGGAGCAGTCAGGGGTCCCGTGGGATCGGAGAAGAGAAGCATTCCCGGTACGGCTGCCTCGGCTGCACGGATGTCGTTGCGTCGAATGGCGGCAACGGCCTGGGCAAGCTGTTCCGCACTTGCGGGACGGTCTGCGGGATCTTTGGCCAACATAGAGGCGATGAGGGCACGCACCGGATGCGGGATGCTCTGGGGAAGGTCCGGCGGAGCGTCATTGACCTGTGCCAGGGCGATCGCAATCTGGGACTCGCCGGAGAACGGGCGACGGCCCGCAAGAAGCTCATAGCCGATCACACCGAGGGCATAAATGTCACTCGCACCGGTTGCCGGCTGACCCGTTGCCTGCTCCGGAGCAAGGTACTGTGCAGTACCCATGACCTGACCCGTTGCGGTCAGCGGAACCTGGTCGGCCAAGCGGGCGATGCCGAAGTCGGTGATCTTCACCCGGCCGTCCGGCATGATCAGAAGGTTGCCGGGCTTCACATCCCGGTGCACCAACCCCTGTTGGTGAGCTGCGCCCAGCGCGACAGCCGTCTGTCCGATGATGGAAAGAGTGCGGTCCGGCGAGAGGATGTGCTCGCGCTCGATGATGCTGGACAGGGGCTGCCCGGGCACCAGTTCCATGACCAGGTAGGCGGATCCGCCTTCCTCGCCATAATCGAAGACATTGGCGATTCCCTCGTGGTTCAGCAGGGCGGTATGACGTGCTTCCGCCCGGAACCGGTTGAGGAATCCTGGGTCGCCGGTGTACTCCTCTTTAAGGATCTTGATGGCGACGATCCTGCCGAGCACCTGGTCGCGGGCCTTCCAGACCTCGCCCATGCCTCCAATGGCGATGCGATCAGTGAGCTGGAACCTGCCGCCTAACGTGATACCTGAAGTAGGCCTCACCTATTCAACACCGCCTCTATAAGTCTCTTAGCGTTTGGACTGGTTAGCTGGGCACCGGTTGCGATGTCCACGTCCTGCATGACGATGGAGACCACGACCTCGGGATTGTCGGCCGGAGCGAAGCCGGTGAACCACGCGTTGTCGCCCTGCTCAGGTACCTCTGCCGTGCCCGTCTTTCCCGCGACCTCAACGCCCGGTACGGCTGCGTTTCGCGCGGTACCGTTGTTCACCACATTGACCATCCAGTCTGTGAGCTGGTTGGCGTTCTCAGGGCTGAGTGGCTCACGGAAGACTTCAGGCTCAGGTTCTTCGATGATTGAAAGGTCCGCCCCCCGGACGGCCTTGACGAGATTCGGCTTCATGAGCACACCGTCGTTGGCGATAGCGGCGCTGACCATGGCGATCTGCAGTGGAGTAACCGCCACGCTGAACTGACCGATCGCTGACTGGGCGAGCTGCGCTTCACTCAATCCGGTTGGGAACTGGCTTGCGGCCACATCGACGGGGATACTGCTGGTCTCACCAAACCCGAATTCCTGGGCCTGTTCCAGCACGGTCTCCTCCCCGAGATCCCAGGCGATCTGGGCGAAGGGCGTGTTGCAGGACTGCTCAAGCGCAAATTCCAGGTCAGCCTCGCTCCTGGCGGCGCAGCCGCCGGTGGTGAAGTTGGGAAGGCCGACGTCGGTTCCCGGCAGATCGAGGACGGGGGGATTCGGGATGGTGGACTGGGCGTCGAAATTCCCGGACTCCAAGGCTGCGGCCGCTACAACGAGCTTGAATACCGAACCGGGTGCCACCAGTGACTGGGTGGCCGGGTTGAAGTAGATGGAGAGACCGGGCACCTGGGACAGCTGCTCAATGTTGCCAACCACCGCACCGGTGTCATGAGCCGCAAGAAGGTTGGGGTCGTACGACGGCTTCGAAACCATTGCAAGGATATTGCCCGTATCCGGTTCCATAACCACGATCGAGCCCTGCTGGCCTTCAGGGATCATGTCCCAGGCCAATTGCTGGATCTGGGGATCAATGGTCAATTCCACTGACGCGCCCTGGGACTGGGCGCCCTGGAAAAGCCGCACCATCTGGTCGATGAAGAGATCGTCGCTGGTCCCGGCCAACTCCTCATTCATCGCATTCTCCAGCTGGGTGGAGCCGTTGACCAGCGAGAAGAACCCGGTCAGGTGGGCGTACACCTCCGGCTGGTTGTACACGCGCTGATAGTTGAACTGGTCATCCGAGGCCACCGACTCAGCGATGGGGTTGCCGTCCACGAGGATTGCACCGCGGTTCCTGCCGTAATCCTGCAGTATCTGACGGGTGTTCCAGTCATTATTTTCAAGCGCGCTTGCCTCGAAGAACTGCACGTAGGTCAGAGAACCAAGCACCAGCGCGAACATGCTGATCGCCACTATCCAAGAGCGTCGGATGGCCTGGTTCATGCGCTGACCTCCCTGGTGTTGTCTATTGCCGGCGAATTCCGGCTCTTCTTGTCCTCCGGGAACGTCTCGTGGACCGGTCCGCGCACGGCCGGCCTACGCGCTGTTTCCGAAATGAGCAGCAGGACCGCGACGATGATCCAGTTGGCCAGCAGCGAGGATCCGCCGGCGGACATGAAGGGCGTGGTGAGACCGGTAAGGGGAATCAACCGGGTCACTCCGCCGATCACCACGAAGCACTGCAGGGCGATCGTGAAAGACAGTCCGCAGGCAAGCAGCTTGCCGAAACCGTCACGCGTGCCCAGCGCCGCCCTGAAGCCTCGCGAAATCAGGAGGACGTAGAGCAGGATGATGGCAAAGAGTCCGATCAGCCCAAGTTCCTCCCCCAAGGCTGCGATGATCATGTCGCTGTTGGCGTATGTAACGAGGTCCGGCCGGCCCTGTCCGAGGCCGGTTCCTGCCAGCCCGCCGTTGGCAAGGCCAAACAGCCCCTGCACAACCTGCCCACTACCGCCCGGGTTGCGGTTGAACACTTCGGGTTCGAAGGCGTTGATCCAGCTATCTATGCGTAGGGCAACGTGGCTGAAGAGCTGCAGCGCCACAAAACCGCCGACGGCGATCATCGCCAGACCGATCAGCACCCAGCTGACGCGGGAGGTGGCCACATAGATCATCGCCATGAAGAGGCCGAAAAAGAGAATCGAAGAACCAAGATCACGCTGGAAGATGAGAACCCCGATGCTCACCAGCCAGGCGGCGACCATCGGTGCCAAATCCCGGAAGCGCGGGAGCTGAAGAGGGCCCAGCTTCTTGCCGGCGAGCAGGATCAGATCGCGGTTAGTTGAAAGATAGCCGGCGAAGAATATAGCGAGGGTAATCTTGGCGACCTCGCCCGGCTGGAAAGTGCCTACACCAACATTGATCCAGATGCGTGCGCCGTTGATCTCCACACCGAGCGGTGTCAGGGGCAGCAGGAGCAAGACCGCGCTGACGATGAGCGAGATATAGGTGAATCGCCGAAGGATGCGGTGGTCGCGGATCACCAGGAGGGTAGCAATGGAGGCAGCAATTCCCACGCTGGTCCAGAGGAACTGGCTCGGTGCGATGGGCTGTCCCTGTTCGGGGAGCGCGAGGTCCAGACGATAGATCATCGCAAGGCCTATGCCGTTCAGGGCAATAACGATTGGAAGCATGACTGGATCGGCATACTTTGCCCGGAAGCGCAGGACTATATGGAACACGAGTGCCAGGGCCGCGAGTGTGCCGCCCTGCGACCAGAACGCAGAGTCAAAGGGGTTGTCCTTGTCCAGCCCCACCAACCAGTTGGCGCCGATGGCCACCGCGAGGGCAACAAGGAGCAGTAGGGCCTCAACGTTCCGTCGAGACCGTGGGACCGTTAGTACGTCGCTCATTGGACTCTCCCTCCACAGACGGCCGGGTCGCCCGGATCAGCTTCTGCGCCCGCCGATGGGCTCTCATCTGCCTCAGGCGAAGGACTCGGGGAGGCGGAGGCGTTCGGGGACGGCTCCGACGATTCTTCTGCCGACGCCGTGGCAGTTGGCGACGGGCTTGCCGACGGTTCCGGGTCACTGGCCGGTGGACAGGGAATGGCACGCAGCGCGCGCCGGAGATCCTCCACGATCTCCTGCGCGTGCTCAAGATCCCTTGCCGCCAGGGTGTTCTCCAGGCGGGTCCGCTGGAATTGCGGGAGGCTGGACACGGGGATGTCGGTGGTCTGGTCGATATGGCTGAGCGAGATCGGTCCCAGCGTCTGCGCGACTCCGTTGTAGATGGCAACGCGATTGTCGAACGTCCCAACGTAGTAGCGCGTTTGCGTCCAGGCGTAGCCGAGGCCGAGCACTGCTACGAGTATGAGCGCCAACAGGCCGAGAGCCGCCGGGAGCAACCACCGACGACGCCGGGGCTCCTGGTCATCTTCCTGGTCTCCCTCACTGGAAGCAGCCGGCGCAGCCTTGTGTGTGAGCATCATCGCGGCACGGCGCTCCGTGGACCGCTGGGTAACGATCGGTATCTGGCCTGTCTCCGTGGCCAATGCGGCCGACCCGACCAGAGCGTGCGGGCGGGAGGACAGGTCCTCACGAATGACATCTGCCCGAATGGCTGCGCCTAGGACCTCATCGGCTTCGGTGCCGGCGTCCTTCTCTCCCGCGGCCTCGCGGGCGGGCGGCAGGGCAGTGAGGGCACCAGTGCGCAGGTCTTCAGGAGTGGCGGTATCGACGTCGACCACCACGATGGTCACGTTGTCCGGAGACCCGCCTGCGAGCGTGAGCTCCACGAGCGTGTCCACGCAGGCTGTACGGTCCTTGGTGTTCCTCAGCACGTCCTCGATGGCAGCATCGCCAAGGACAGCGTTAAGCCCATCGGAGCAGAGTAGCCATCGTTCACCAGGCGCAGCGTCGAGTGTTGTGAGATCCAGCTCCGGGCTCGCGTCGACGTCGCCCAGCACACGCATCAGCACGTTCTTGTGCGGATGGATGTCTGCTTCCTCGGGCCTGAGTCGACCTTCTTCGATCAGCCGCTGTACAAAGGTGTGGTCGACGCTGATCTGCTCGAAGACACCGTCCTTCAGCCGGTAGGCGCGTGAATCGCCGATGTGGGCGAAGAAGATCTTCTCGTCATGCAGGAGCATGGCAGTAACAGTGGTGCCCATGCCGGCGAGCTGCGGA of Arthrobacter sp. JZ12 contains these proteins:
- a CDS encoding penicillin-binding protein 2, with product MNQAIRRSWIVAISMFALVLGSLTYVQFFEASALENNDWNTRQILQDYGRNRGAILVDGNPIAESVASDDQFNYQRVYNQPEVYAHLTGFFSLVNGSTQLENAMNEELAGTSDDLFIDQMVRLFQGAQSQGASVELTIDPQIQQLAWDMIPEGQQGSIVVMEPDTGNILAMVSKPSYDPNLLAAHDTGAVVGNIEQLSQVPGLSIYFNPATQSLVAPGSVFKLVVAAAALESGNFDAQSTIPNPPVLDLPGTDVGLPNFTTGGCAARSEADLEFALEQSCNTPFAQIAWDLGEETVLEQAQEFGFGETSSIPVDVAASQFPTGLSEAQLAQSAIGQFSVAVTPLQIAMVSAAIANDGVLMKPNLVKAVRGADLSIIEEPEPEVFREPLSPENANQLTDWMVNVVNNGTARNAAVPGVEVAGKTGTAEVPEQGDNAWFTGFAPADNPEVVVSIVMQDVDIATGAQLTSPNAKRLIEAVLNR
- a CDS encoding FtsW/RodA/SpoVE family cell cycle protein translates to MSDVLTVPRSRRNVEALLLLVALAVAIGANWLVGLDKDNPFDSAFWSQGGTLAALALVFHIVLRFRAKYADPVMLPIVIALNGIGLAMIYRLDLALPEQGQPIAPSQFLWTSVGIAASIATLLVIRDHRILRRFTYISLIVSAVLLLLPLTPLGVEINGARIWINVGVGTFQPGEVAKITLAIFFAGYLSTNRDLILLAGKKLGPLQLPRFRDLAPMVAAWLVSIGVLIFQRDLGSSILFFGLFMAMIYVATSRVSWVLIGLAMIAVGGFVALQLFSHVALRIDSWINAFEPEVFNRNPGGSGQVVQGLFGLANGGLAGTGLGQGRPDLVTYANSDMIIAALGEELGLIGLFAIILLYVLLISRGFRAALGTRDGFGKLLACGLSFTIALQCFVVIGGVTRLIPLTGLTTPFMSAGGSSLLANWIIVAVLLLISETARRPAVRGPVHETFPEDKKSRNSPAIDNTREVSA
- a CDS encoding protein phosphatase 2C domain-containing protein, translating into MTLVFRFAARSDVGKVRSKNDDSAYAGRYLAVVADGMGGHAGGNIASASTVLDLVHLDRKDYTDDAGTHLADEIQTANSLLSELVSTNPQLAGMGTTVTAMLLHDEKIFFAHIGDSRAYRLKDGVFEQISVDHTFVQRLIEEGRLRPEEADIHPHKNVLMRVLGDVDASPELDLTTLDAAPGERWLLCSDGLNAVLGDAAIEDVLRNTKDRTACVDTLVELTLAGGSPDNVTIVVVDVDTATPEDLRTGALTALPPAREAAGEKDAGTEADEVLGAAIRADVIREDLSSRPHALVGSAALATETGQIPIVTQRSTERRAAMMLTHKAAPAASSEGDQEDDQEPRRRRWLLPAALGLLALILVAVLGLGYAWTQTRYYVGTFDNRVAIYNGVAQTLGPISLSHIDQTTDIPVSSLPQFQRTRLENTLAARDLEHAQEIVEDLRRALRAIPCPPASDPEPSASPSPTATASAEESSEPSPNASASPSPSPEADESPSAGAEADPGDPAVCGGRVQ